The window TTCCGCATCGTATCTATCCTCAGATGTACAAGGTGAGGAAGATGGCCAAGCATTGGTAGTCTTTCACAAGTGTTGCAGTTGGCGAATTCAATCTCTTTTAAATTGTTTAATGGAAACGACCTGCTCATTATCCATGATGGAAATCTCTCACCCTTGAATTTGTGGATCTCTAAGAATTGCAAATTAGAATGTGGCTGAAGGCCTTCCAGTACATCCTCATCCCTGTTGCTACTTGACTGGTCTTCCAGTACATCCTCATCACTGTCACTACTTGACTGGTCTTCCAGTACATCCTCATCACTGTCGCTACTTGACTGGTCTTCTTGTTGTGACCATTGAAACCTTAATTTGCGTATATTTGTCTTCCCCACCAAATTTGCTTTCTTTGCTTCTTCTCCGTCTTTCACATGTTCCAAATAAGAAATAGTCAATTCACCTGTCAATTTGCTTAGGCCAGCCAGCTCCTCTATTCCACGACCTATTTCCTTACCCACTGGAAAGCGAGTTAATGTTCGAAGATTAGTCAATTTCCCCAGCCCAACTGGAAATTGTATCGTTCGATCAAAATAAATATGTCTCAAGTTGATCAACTTTTGCAGTTCCGTTGGGAGCCTTTCAAGATTGAAGAGACGGTGCATTCTCAACGTCTGCAGGTTATAAAGCTTACCAATGGATTTGGGGAGTGCTTTGATTTCTGTTCTGGAAACATCCAGATATCTCAAGTATTTCAACTTTCCAATTGAATCAGGCAACTCTGAAATGTTTGCCTCATATAATTTCAAAACACGCAGAGTTTTAAATTCAGGCAGGATCTGAACAAGGGCTTCATTTGGAAGTCTCTGTGGCAATGAAGATTGATTATGCTGGACATGCTGAATCTTGTTGCAATACCGTGTCAAGTCCATTGATTTCGACACATGTTTAGCAAGATCGTGCACAAGATCATGCATCTTGCAATGGGTAATGGTGCCATATTTATCTCTTGTAACATCTTGAAAAAGAGAGTTCCCCAGTAAAGTGTTAAAATATGCACTGCCTCCTATGCACTCCATTTCTTCTCGATTTCCTTCGTGAGAGGGAGACTCGAGCAACCCCAAAGCCATCCAAAGTTGGATCAAGTCATCCTTTTCCATATTGAAATCTTCCTCGAACATTGCGCAATACGCAAAACATTTCTTCAAAGATGGCGGTTTCAGTTCAGAAAAACTAAGCTTCAAAACCGCGAAGATTCTGTGACTTTCTTCCGTTAGGTCCCATATTCTACTGTTTTCTATTCCCAACCATTCATTGCTATTCTTAGAGCGCATTAGACTTCCCAAAACCTATTCATCAGTGGATAGGTACGAGTTAGAAATTGAAATAAAGGTAATTGGGGGACTTATTCAGAAGAGTAATTAATACTAACTAGTCTTGTTGACACATGAATCACATTGAAAATTTTTTATGTGCAAGTGAAACAATTTTATTTTTGTTTATATTGTAATTTTTTGGAGGAAAAAAGTAGGACGTTGGACTCAATTTAGATAATTAGACAGGGAAGGAAGTTATATCTACAGGATAAACTTCTCAGTCATGTCCATGACAGATCAGAGATGTGCTTTCATTGGTTCTTTATTTTTGTTTATAAGAATTAATTTTGTAATTTATATTAGCAAGGGCCTAGGAGTGATGACCAAACTGATTAACTTTGATGCATCTCTCTTCCTTATATATAATCTATTTTACAATGTTTCTATACTTTTGTTGAAGGATTAATCTTGTATGTCTTAAGAGGCTTTTGATAGTTTTGTTGCAGGATTTTGTATGGCTTGTGAGTAGTTAGTGTTTGGGAGTTAGGGTTATGAAGCCCCAACTCATCCTGCATATATTTGAATTTTCTTTTTATTGAAATACTTTTAAGAGTCTGGTGTAGTTGCTGAAATTCGACAATATATTAGCAATAGTGAGATTCTGCTAAAGATGATACTCAGAGCATCTTTAACAGACTCTCTACTTTAACTCCTTAGCTATTTTAGAGAGTGTGTTTAACTTTTTTGGATGTTTTAGGAGCTCCAGCAGACTAGCCAAACTTGAGCTATTATAACTTTTAGCTATTTAGCTAGTGAGATGACTTAGATGAGAGCAACTTTAACAGACTCTATTTTAGCTTTTAGCTATTGTAGAGAGTGTGTTTAGCTTTTTTGGATGTTTTAGGAGCTCCAGTGTCACGGGCCGACTTTGCGAGGGTGCAAAGAGGACCGTGCGGCACTCGCTAGCCTTTGAAAGGTAGCAAGTCAGCCTTGTGCGCACCTTGCAAGGAACAATAGAAACCACACGATATTAATATGATGCTAGCAACAAGCAAGAACACAGTTTTATATAATTATGGAGCGAGCTCAAAGAGCGAGCGGGCACTCGAATGAAAAGTTGGAATAGATCTCACGGGACACAGATGATTGAATAATTCCTCTCTTTATTGATGGTAAGACGTTAGTAGGGGCTAAAGTACATGTGCTTACCTATACTAGTTCCTTAGTCCAACCGTCGCCGACTAGGAACTCCCCTACANNNNNNNNNNNNNNNNNNNNNNNNNNNNNNNNNNNNNNNNNNNNNNNNNNNNNNNNNNNNNNNNNNNNNNNNNNNNNNNNNNNNNNNNNNNNNNNNNNNNCATCAAACGTATACTCAAAATCTATCAATTTAATCACACTCAAAATCGATCAATAACTCAAATAAAACTCAAAATCAACATATATACACATGTACGTACCTATATATAGCTCCACTTCTTAATAATGGACAGATTTCAACAACACCCAAACTTTTTCTCCCGTTTTTTCTTCTCCCGTTTTCTTTTCTCAGATGAGCTGCTGTCCAGATCTGCGAATATAAAGAACTTTAGCCGACGAAATAAAAATTTCGTCGGCTAAAGTTGACTATAGCCGACGAAAATATAATTTAGCCGACGAAGGAAAATTTCGTCGGCTAAAGTGTACTTTAGCCGACGAAAAATTGTTTCGTCGGCCTGTTTTTTTTTTTTCGTCGGCTAAAGTCTTTCTTCTGGTAGTGTGATGTTCGTCACCGTATTAGGGTTTGCCAAAAGGTTGAATTCGAGGCTGATGAGATTGTGGTGGAATTGGTTTTGAGAAGGTGAAAGGTTTTTGTAAGAGTGTGGTCTATTCATGCATGATATGCTATAGGCTGTGACCGAATGGTGGAGCTTGAGAGAGCAGCTATCAAGGCCCCTCCGACGGAGAAGTTAGGCAATCTCTCTTTGTTCTCAAACCCAGTTTTTGTTCCTAGGGTTTCTGAGGGTGGCCCGAGGTCTGCCCATGCAGTGAAGTCTAAGACAACTTCTTTGCTCTCGGCAGCTCTAACTCGGTGGCATCACCGATGAAAGGTAGTGGTGGAGGTGTGAAGCCGGTGGTATGTTCATCGGTCCCTATGGTGGTGGAGCGGTAGGAAAAGTCGCGCACTATTGGGAGTAAGCGGAAGGCTGTGGACTTGTTGGAGCGTACAGGTAAACACTTTCTTAATTTCCCTGAACCATCTCTGAATATTGCTAAGACAGGATTTGTGGCTTTGGTTCATCATCAAGGCCATTTGATTGTATCCCCAAAGAAGAAGAAGAAGTTAGGTCGCCCTTATGGCAGCAAGAACAAACCTAGAACAGAGACCGCTCTTGTGGTCAAGAAATGGAAGAGTCACAAGAAAGTTTCCTCCTCCGAGAAGACTACTGCTAAAGGGCTTGTTTTTGTAGGTTCGGTGAATCCTTTGGTCACCGAGAAGAATCTGGAAGGGGAGACAGGAGGCAACCCAATTGTAGGGATGCAAGAGGTTTCTAGTGGTATGCACTACCAGAAGAAAGGCTTTAGCCGACGAAAAAAAAAAAACCAGGCTGACGAAACATTGTTTCGTCGGCTAAAGTCCACTTTAGCCGACGAAATTTTCCTTCGTCGGCTAAGTTAAATTTTCGTCGGCTATGGTAAACTTTAGCCAACGAAAAAAAAAAGTCGTCGGCTAAAGAATTTATTTCGTTGGTTAAAGATCACAGACTATGGCCGACGAAATATTTAAAAGTTTAGCCGACGAAATTAACATGTCGTCGGCTAAAGTGCTTTATATTTGCAGATCTGGACAGCAGCAGCTCATCCGGGAAAAAAAACNNNNNNNNNNNNNNNNNNNNNNNNNNNNNNNNNNNNNNNNNNNNNNNNNNNNN of the Fragaria vesca subsp. vesca linkage group LG6, FraVesHawaii_1.0, whole genome shotgun sequence genome contains:
- the LOC101305869 gene encoding putative disease resistance protein RGA4-like, translating into MFEEDFNMEKDDLIQLWMALGLLESPSHEGNREEMECIGGSAYFNTLLGNSLFQDVTRDKYGTITHCKMHDLVHDLAKHVSKSMDLTRYCNKIQHVQHNQSSLPQRLPNEALVQILPEFKTLRVLKLYEANISELPDSIGKLKYLRYLDVSRTEIKALPKSIGKLYNLQTLRMHRLFNLERLPTELQKLINLRHIYFDRTIQFPVGLGKLTNLRTLTRFPVGKEIGRGIEELAGLSKLTGELTISYLEHVKDGEEAKKANLVGKTNIRKLRFQWSQQEDQSSSDSDEDVLEDQSSSDSDEDVLEDQSSSNRDEDVLEGLQPHSNLQFLEIHKFKGERFPSWIMSRSFPLNNLKEIEFANCNTCERLPMLGHLPHLVHLRIDTMRNLKFVGSEFYGYDNVAMNGETTKTLFPALKTLSIVKANKLIEWMEAPVLPKVRVFPCLEELTLRDCRQLQSAPNHFPSLQKLEIESVDSGIPIASILSTHLTTLTYLYIRDVKGLDHLPEKMLENNKNLASLEILHCYELTNLAPHEFKHRCSSLQSLYICRCDTLKYLPDGLLTHSLKQLRLVGCDSLESIPDITEEALPEWLGNLTTLEYLDIGGCVNMMYLPSVKAMQRLTKLKSIFISECPLLKERCNEESGPEWPKISHIPQITAWS